In the genome of Oceanivirga salmonicida, the window ATTAGTAATATATTTTTCATTATATATATTACTTAGATTAGTTGTCTCTGGATTTTACGATGAAAATACTCCTATTATAACAAAAATTTTAACGACAGGTCTATTTTTTTCAATTATATGTTACCCTATATCTGTATTTATTGCATGGTTAAACTTTTTTATTAAAAATTATTCTTTTGCATCACTACCATACTATAATATGTTTATTATATTTATACTATTACTAGTATTATAAAAATCAATGCCTAAAAAAGACATAATCATTTTTTAAAAATATATAATTAAATCATATTGTATTCTCTTAATATTTAAGTTATTATAACATTACAAAATGTAAATTTATCAAAAATATTAGGAGGGAAAAAAATGAAAAAAACATTATTAATTACAAGTTTTATAATTACAACTATGTCATTTGCTGGGTTTAACGTTAGATTAGGTGCCGAATATAATAATTCTAAATTAAACAATAATAAATCTCACGTTGTATTAGGTGGTGCTGAAATTGAATATTCAAAGTCAGTATTAGAAAAAGGTAAAGTTTCATTCGAAATAGCTGGTGGAGCAGATATTAAAGTTGGCTATGGTAAAGCAAGTCATTTAGATGATATTTTAACTGATAATACTGCCAATAAACTTTTAGCTTATAAAAATGCTACTGAAAAAGTAAGAACTACTGAAAAAAAATTACAAGAAGGTAGACAAGAATTAGAAGCAAATCCAAATAGTGATAATTTAAAAAGAAAAGTAGAAGAAGCAAAAAAATTCTTAGAAGATAGCAAAAAAGAAGAAAAAATAGCAAAAAAAGCATTCGAGGATGCTCACAAAGATGATACTAACTTAAAAGACAAAAAACTTCAAAAGAAAGCATCGGAAAATGTAATTAAATTCAATACTGTGCCATATATTTCACCACAAATAAAATATAGTATAAATCAAAATACAGATTTAAGATTTGGTCTTAAAGTAGGTGTTGGTTATGAAGGAACTTATTATTTAGGTAGAAAAGCAGATAATACAGTAGAAGCCTTTAATATAAAAGAAACAAATAATAATGGCAAACGTACTTATACAAAACAAAAAGGTATAACTAAAATTGGAAAATCATTAGAATCGTCAATTGTTGTACCTGCCAGTGCTGTAATTGGATTTGATTACAAACATATAACTACTAATTTAGAAGCCGGTGCAAAATATTTATATAACATAAATAGAAAAGAGCATCAAGTTGCTCCATTAGTATCACTTAATATAGGTTATTCATTTTAATTAATACAAAACACGCCTTCCGTTCAAAAAGGCGTGTTTTTTTTTACTAAATTAACAAAAATTTTATCTATATAATTCTTGTTGTATTTTATTAAAAATATAATCATACATTTTTTTATCATATGTAGGTTTTAATCTAGCAGCCGTTGTTTTTTCTGGCTTATAAATAGTTCCACCTAAAACATCAAGAATACCTAGTGATTCTGTTGTTCTTACTTGATCCGATATAAGCAATCTTAATTCAACTTTATTATCAGAAATTTTATTAAACACCGCTGAATAAACATATGTTTTATATGAATCAGAACCAAATATAACTTTTTCTGCATCATCAGACTTTCTTTCTTCTGTTGCACCTGTTATAATCCCATCAGTTTTATTCAAACTAGAAATAACAACTCCTGAATCTAAGAATACAGTTTTAGTTGCATTAAAAACTTTCTCATAACTTGAATTATAAGTTATTGTTGTAATTGCCCTTATTTCCTCTTTAGTAAGTTTAGGTACTGTAGCACAAGCCATCACCATAAACATCATTAAAAACATTGATAAAAATTTTTTCATAATCGTATTTTCCTTTCATTTTATTTATATTAACAAATTTTTCCACCATTTACACTTATTTCTTCATCTGCTATTACTTCTATACTTGCTATTATGGCTTTTAATATAGTTTCTTGGCTCATTGAAGGTATGTTTCTAGTATTTATTGCTTGTTCTGGTAAACAAGGTATGTGTATAAATCCATTTTTCTTATCTTTAAATTTAGTTTTTAAAATATGGCTAACCCCATATAAAACATGATTACATACGAAAGTTCCTGCACTCATTGACATTGAAGCAGGTATTCCTTTACTTTTAATATTTTCAATCATTTTCTTTACTGGTAATTCTACTATATAGGCATCAGGACCATCAACAAATATTTTACTATCTATAAACTGTTGTCCTAAATTATCAGGTATACGATAATCATCTAAATTTATTCCAACTTTCTCAACAGTTATATCATATCTCCCTGTTGCTTGTCCTATTGATAATACTATATCAGGATTATGCTCTATAATTGCTTTTTCAATTTTTTCTAATGATTTAAATCCTGCTGTTGGTATTTCTAGTGTTACTATATCATGTTCTCTAATTTTTTTAGGTAATAATTTTATAGTTTCTAATGCTGGATTAATTTTATCTTGACCAAAAGGGTCAAAACCTGTAACTAATATTTTCATAAATTCTCCTTTTCTCAAAATGCTAATAAATACATTAATATTATATGTGTAATTAATAAAGGTATTGCTAAAAATGTTTGCACTTTTATTACCTTATTGGTATCTTTAATTTCTAGTACAGCCGCTGAAACTATATTAAAGTTCGCAGCCATAGGTGTCATAAGAGTACCGCAGAATCCTGCTGTCATTCCTAATGCTCCCACTACTGGTATACTTGCTCCATGTGCTAATAAGAATGGTGCAGCAACTCCTGTTGTTATTACTGAAAATGCAGCAAATCCATTACCCATAATCATTGTAAATACTGCCATTGATAGGCAATATATCATTACAGCAATAAATAAGTTATTTTCTGGTATTATATTAGTAAATAGCTTAGATATTAATTCTCCTATACCTGCTATAGTAAATACCTTACCTAATCCTGTTAATAATTGTGGTAATAAACTAGAAGGTCCTACTTGCATTACAATTTTATTAGTATCTTCCATAACTTCATTTGGTTTAGGGTTAAATAGTATAACCGCTAAAATTATAGCAATTATAGATGAAATTCCTAATGCTACTGCTGGTGGAGCACTAACACCACCTATTTTAAGTTGTAAAATCAAAAATGATAATAGTCCTATTGCTAATGCTGGTATAAATATCTTATTTTTATGTTTTTCTGCCATTGCTTTTTTTAATTCAAAAGGCATTTCAGCAAAAGCTCCCATTTTTACATTTTTAGTAAGAGTTATAAGGGCTAACATAACTATTAATCCTCCTGTAAATGCAGGTGGTATATGTGCACCTAATATGAATAAAAGTCCTACTACAAGCCAGAACATAAAAGTTCCTATTCTTTTTTCTTTATTTTGTAATCCCCTTATAGATGCAGAAACTGCAACTAAACCACAAAGAGAATATATTATTTCTGTTATATAGAAAAATAACTCTTTCATATTATTTCACCCTACCTTTTAAATTTTTGTCATATAAATAAGTTTGTACTAATGCATATATAACTGTTATAACTGCAACTGGAATGCTCCAAACTGCAATATCTGTTATTGTTGTTGTATACCCTGATGCTTCCAATGTTTGTTGTATTAATAATACTCCACTTGCTCCAACAAATACATTTTGCCCAAAGAAATTTGCATAATTTTCAACTGCTGCAGCTAATGCTTTTAATTCTTCATCTTCATTTTCTTTTAATGTTTCATTTTTTTCTTTTTCAGCTGCGGCTAATGCCATAGGGTATATTAAGGGTCTAATAAATTGAACATGACCACCTATACGAAGCGATAATGCTGCTGCAATAGTTCTTAATATTGTGTATATACCTAAAACTTTTCCTGCTGTACCTTGTTTTATATTCATTATTAGTTTAGCACTTCTTTCTTTTAATCCGTGTCTTTCTAATATTGCTATAACTGGAAAAGTTAATAAGAAAATACTCATTAAACGAGTTTTAACAAATGAATCTCCCAATATTTCTAAAATTTGTATAATACTCATTTCTGCTAATAATCCAGTTACCAGTGCAGATAATACTATTACTGCTAATACGTCTAATCTAAAATAGAATCCTAAAACTATTATTACTATTCCTAGTAATTTAATTATTTCCATTTATATTCCCCCTAAATTTTTTATTAATATATTTTCATCAAATTTATTTTCTTCATATGTTTTAAGTATGGGTAAAAAATATTTATCTTCTGGTATTTCTTCTTTAGTCCATTTATTAGCCATTATATATACTAACGCTTTTCCTATTGAACAATCTATTTCTTTTTTCAAATAACTTAAAGGAACATCTTCATATTCATCTAAATTTTTTTCATCATTTTCACTTATTTCCCATATAACTACGGGAACATAATTTTTTTTGTCCGATTTTATTAAATCCAAATAAACACCTTCTCTTGTTCTTTTAAAAATAAGTTCATAACCATAAAGTTTTTCAGTTTTTATAAATTTAGATTCAGGGCATCTTATATTCATTTGCTCTATTACCATATTACTACCATATGCCAAATAATATCTCATAAACTATTCTTTCTCCTTTAAAATAATTTTACATTTTCTTTATTATTTCTATAAACTTATCAACTTCTTCTTCCTTAGTTCCCCATGAAGTTACAAATCTAACAATTTTTTCATCTCTATTTGGACAAAAATCAACTGTGAAAAGAACTTTTTTAGATAATTTTTTTATTTTTTCATCATTTAAGTATACAAAAATTTGATTAGTATATGTATCAGAAACTAACTCTATTCCTTTTTCTACAAGTGCTTTTTTCATTTTCATAGCCATTTTATTAGAATGTTCCCCTATTTTTAAATATAGATTATTTTTAAATAACTCTATGAATTGTATTCCTAATAATCTACCCTTTGCTAAAAGTCCACCCCTTTGTTTAGTATAAAACTTAAAGTTTTCTTTAATTTTATCATTAATTAAAATTACTGCTTCTCCGAAAAGTAAGCCACTTTTTGTTCCACCAAAATACATAGCATCACAATATTTTGCATAATCTTTAAGTTCTAAATCAGATTTTTCACATGCTATAGCAGAAGAAATTCTTGCTCCATCTAAAAATAGATATAAGTCATTTTCTCTACATACTTTACTAAGTTTTTCCAACTCTTTTTTAGTATAAATTCCACCAAGTTCTGTTGTGTTTGAAATAAAGACCAGTTTAGGTTTTACCATATGAAAACTTTCATGTTTTTTTAATTCAGTCTTTATATCTTCCACAGTTACCTTAAAATCTTTTCCTGGAACTTCTATAATTTTATGACCTGTTGCTTCAATTGCTCCTGTTTCATGTACTGATATATGACCTGTATTACAAGCAATAACAGCTTCATAAGGTTTTAAAATATGAGAAATTGTAATTAAATTAGTTTGTGTTCCACCAACTAAAAAATGAATATCTGCATTTTTACAATTCAATTTTTCTCTAATTATCTTTTTTGCCTTTATACAATATTTATCTTCACCGTAACCTAATGTATATTCATAATTTGTTTTAACTAGTGCATCTAAAACTTTTGGATGAGCTCCATCTCCATAATCATTTAAAAAGAACAACATTTTTATCCCTCCTTATCTCCTAATATATATTACCATTTTTTTCTATTTTTACAAATTTTTTTTATCCAAAAAATAACTGATTTTTTTTTCATTAATTTATTCTTTTAAATTCAATACTATTGTAATTTTTAACTGAAAAATAACTGATTTAGACTTATTGATTTCATTATAAATTATATATATAATCTACTAAAACGACAAAAATAAAGGAGAAACATGAAAAAGAATATACTTTTTTTATTACTTATTATTAGTTCTATCAGTAATGCTAAAATAACTAAAGGCAAAAATAGAACCCATGTACTTTTAAAATCTAATGTGGAAGTTGAAACTAAATTTAAAAAAAATAATAAACAATTTACCAAGTTAAAATACAGACCAATAGATTTTACTTTAACAACAAATAATGATAAATTAAAATTTAATTTTGTCCTACAAGGGAGCAGACAAAATATATTTAAACCTGATTTTGCAATTAGATATGATACTATAAAATTAAATAAATCACCTGAAGTTAAAATAATAAAAGAAAAGGATTTTTTTGGTGATGAAATAATTAGCGAAGAATATTATGGAAATAAATTTACTTATACAGATAAAAAAGATGAATTTACTACAGATCCTCGTTACTTACAAATTGCTCTTTCACAACATGTTGAAAAAGCATTATTTGATACTTTAAATAAAAATAATAATATACATGTCCATGATCATGACCACGGCGATCATTCTCATCATAATCATGACCATAGCCATGAACATAGTGATGACGATGATGATCACGATCACTTACATGAACATAATAGAGAACACCTTGATTTATTTACACCTAAATTAAAAAAGATAACAAAAGAAAGTAATGATGCCCAGTTAAAAACTAGTTTAGAATATTTTAATGGTTTTAACGGTTTTAAATGGACACAATATTTAACATCTTTCAAAGAAGAAGATAGAAAACACTTTGCTGGTGAAAGTATTATTGAAGGAAAAAATATAAATTTATTTAATGACAATATATCTTTATCATTTGTTCCTAGATTTTACTTTAATGCATATAAATTAAAACCTTTATTAACTGAATTAGATTTAGATTTAAGATACAAAAAAGATGAAAATACCACTCTAGGTATATATGCATATAATGGTTTACAATTACAAGCTATAAACGAAAAAGATAAATATAAAAATAAGGTAGAATTTTTTTATGACTATAATACTGAAAAACATAGACAACATAAATTTTATGAAATTTTAAATCATGAACACGATAAAGAAGACCAAATAAAAGTAAAATTAGGACTTACTCATGTAGGAGATTATGAAAAACACTTATTTACAGTGCCTGATTTGAAAAATAAGTATAAAAGAAAAGATGAAAAATTTACAACAGAATTAGAGTTGAAACTTAAAAAGACTAATATATTTACTGATAATTTAGTTTTAGAAAATAACTTAAATATTAAACATAATTATGAACAAACACAAGATAGTAAAAAAGTGTATATAAACTTTTTTGAATATAAATTTGAAAATGAAGAAGATAAATATTTAAAAAATGACCCCGACTTTTTAAGTGACAGTTCAAAAATCAAAGAATTTTTATACAAAAATGATGATGGTTTTGAATTGCATACTGTGTACGAAAAAAAAATAAATGATCCTTTATTGGGAAATGAAAGAACAATTAAGTACATGAAAATTATAAAATCTAAATTATTAGATGATAGTGGTTTAGAAAATGCAAAAACTACTATACACAATATAGAACTTGAAAATAAAACTAAGGCAAAATATAAATATAAAGGATTTAATTTTAATTTAAAAAATACTTTAAAAACTAAGTCATTAGTTGGTAAAAACAATACTTTAATAAACAATAAACTTGAAACTAGTGTAGATAGAGACTTATTTAAAAACTTTAATCTAAAACTTAAATTAAATAATGAATATAATACAATATTAAAAAATAATACATATAATCATCAAACAAATTTACTAGGTCTTGGATTTGACGCTAGCTATACTCATACTTTTGATGATCTTAGAGTAAAAACTGGTTTTGATTTTACTTTCTCTATTCAAAATAGAATTGCTAAAAAAGAATTTTTACTAGCAAGTAAACATCCAGATTTACTTGAAAAAACTTTGACTAGAGAAGAATACGAAGAAAAATTCCCAAATAGTAAATATGAAGACTACTTAGAAATCAAGGAATATACTAAAGAATTGGCTGATTCTTTAAGAAAACAACTTCAGGAAGAAAATAATAAATGGGTTTATGGGCATGAAATAGATTTAAAACCATATATAGAATTAAAAGCTAAAATAATTAAAGGGCTTTATTTAACAATTAAAGGAGAAGCAAATATACAATTTAAAAGAGATAATTTTTTAAGACTTTATAACGATTTTGTTCCAAAAGCAGATAAAACTACATATAGTGGAACTGACACTAAATTTACTTTAAATTTACAATATAGATACTAGAAAAATATAAATATTTAAAAAGCTGAATCAAATTCGATTCAGCTTTTATCTAATTTTAATATATTATTTTTCTATATATAAATAATTTACTTCCTTATAGCATTGACAAATTAACTGTATACTCAAATAAATCATTTCTCACATGAGATATAGTATATTCTACTACTTTATCTCTTTCATAAGCCGTTCTAATTATTTGCATTACTATATCATTTTTATCTATATGTAAATATTTTATATCTTCTGTATCAACTCCTATTACAGGCTTAAAAGTTTCTTTTGCCTTATTAAAAACAATATCATACTCTTTTTTAAATATCTCATACATTGGAGTTGTATTTAACTTATCACAATTAAAATTTTTAAATCTTGATTCTGGTATAAAGGTATTTTCCAACATAGCCGGTTCACCATCTATTAATCTTAATCTTTTAATATGATATAGTTTTGCTGTTTCTAAAATTCCAAATATTTCTGAAAATCTTATACCAGCATTAATAATTTCACAAAAAATCACTTTTGAAGTTGGAGTTTTTCCTAATGATAATATCATATTATGAAAACTATAAAAATTATTAAGATTTTGATTTATAGGATTTCTAGAAACAATATTCCCTTTACCTTGAACTTTATATATCAAGTTATCATTTTCTAATTTTTGAATTGCTTGCCTAATAGTTGTTCTACTAACATTAAAAATTTTCATTAGGTCTCTTTCAGAGGGAATAGGTTTTCCTATACTATATTTTTTACCTATTATATTCTTTCTTAATTTCTCATATATTTCATAATAAAGTGATACTGCCATTTTTTCTCCTAATTATTTTCCAACACAAAAACTTGAAAATATATGGTCTAATATATCTTCTGATGTTATTTCTCCCGTTATTTCTGACAAAGCATCTAATGCCTCTTTTAAATCAACAGAAATTAAATCTAATGGTAATCCTATTTCTATAGTATTAAATATATTTTCTATTGCTAATTTGGTTTTTTCTAAGGCTGTTTTATGACGAATATTAGTTAATATTTGTTTTTCACCCGTATCATTAACTTCATTTTCAGTTATATAGTTATATAGAACATTTTCCATATCATCTATACCTATGTTTTTCATGGCAGATATTTCTATAATATTCTCATTTTTTATGTAATCTAATTCTATTTTTCTTTCTAAATCTATTTTGTTTAATATATATATTACTTTTTTATCTTCATTTTTTATATATTCTACAATTTCTTTATCTTCTTTTGTAAAATTAGAAGAACTATCTAATATCATAAGAACTAAATCAGCCTTAGATATTATTTCTTTTGTCTTTTTTACTCCTATGCTTTCTACTATATCATCAGTTTTTCTTATACCTGCTGTATCAACTAATATTAATGGTATTCCTTTAATATTAATTGTTTCTTCTATACTATCTCTTGTAGTTCCTGCAACATTAGTTACTATCGCTCTTTCTTCTCTTAAAATAGAGTTAAGTAAAGTTGATTTCCCTACATTAGGTTTACCTACTATAGCTGTTTTTATACCATTTTTAATAAGTTTTCCCTTGTTATAGCTTTCTATAAGTTTAGTTGCCTTATTTTGCACCTGTCTTAAATCTTCTAATAAATTAGTAGGTACAGGATCATCAATACCTTCTTCTGGGTAATCTAAAACTACATTTACATGTGCCGTTATATCTAAAAG includes:
- a CDS encoding 5-oxoproline transporter, DUF979 family subunit: MKELFFYITEIIYSLCGLVAVSASIRGLQNKEKRIGTFMFWLVVGLLFILGAHIPPAFTGGLIVMLALITLTKNVKMGAFAEMPFELKKAMAEKHKNKIFIPALAIGLLSFLILQLKIGGVSAPPAVALGISSIIAIILAVILFNPKPNEVMEDTNKIVMQVGPSSLLPQLLTGLGKVFTIAGIGELISKLFTNIIPENNLFIAVMIYCLSMAVFTMIMGNGFAAFSVITTGVAAPFLLAHGASIPVVGALGMTAGFCGTLMTPMAANFNIVSAAVLEIKDTNKVIKVQTFLAIPLLITHIILMYLLAF
- a CDS encoding DUF969 domain-containing protein, with amino-acid sequence MEIIKLLGIVIIVLGFYFRLDVLAVIVLSALVTGLLAEMSIIQILEILGDSFVKTRLMSIFLLTFPVIAILERHGLKERSAKLIMNIKQGTAGKVLGIYTILRTIAAALSLRIGGHVQFIRPLIYPMALAAAEKEKNETLKENEDEELKALAAAVENYANFFGQNVFVGASGVLLIQQTLEASGYTTTITDIAVWSIPVAVITVIYALVQTYLYDKNLKGRVK
- a CDS encoding threonine aldolase family protein; translation: MLFFLNDYGDGAHPKVLDALVKTNYEYTLGYGEDKYCIKAKKIIREKLNCKNADIHFLVGGTQTNLITISHILKPYEAVIACNTGHISVHETGAIEATGHKIIEVPGKDFKVTVEDIKTELKKHESFHMVKPKLVFISNTTELGGIYTKKELEKLSKVCRENDLYLFLDGARISSAIACEKSDLELKDYAKYCDAMYFGGTKSGLLFGEAVILINDKIKENFKFYTKQRGGLLAKGRLLGIQFIELFKNNLYLKIGEHSNKMAMKMKKALVEKGIELVSDTYTNQIFVYLNDEKIKKLSKKVLFTVDFCPNRDEKIVRFVTSWGTKEEEVDKFIEIIKKM
- a CDS encoding GntR family transcriptional regulator; translated protein: MAVSLYYEIYEKLRKNIIGKKYSIGKPIPSERDLMKIFNVSRTTIRQAIQKLENDNLIYKVQGKGNIVSRNPINQNLNNFYSFHNMILSLGKTPTSKVIFCEIINAGIRFSEIFGILETAKLYHIKRLRLIDGEPAMLENTFIPESRFKNFNCDKLNTTPMYEIFKKEYDIVFNKAKETFKPVIGVDTEDIKYLHIDKNDIVMQIIRTAYERDKVVEYTISHVRNDLFEYTVNLSML
- the mnmE gene encoding tRNA uridine-5-carboxymethylaminomethyl(34) synthesis GTPase MnmE; this translates as MLFQTVAAIATPKGEGGIGIIRISGDKSFEILDKIFKLYKGTKIGNYKLRYGYVHDNGKVLDEVMAVRMKGPKSYTAEDVVEINCHGGYLITQRVLELILKNGAVLAPKGEFTKRAFMNGRIDLSQAEAVIDLIDGKSEKALDISIKNLRGDLKEMINDFKKTLLDITAHVNVVLDYPEEGIDDPVPTNLLEDLRQVQNKATKLIESYNKGKLIKNGIKTAIVGKPNVGKSTLLNSILREERAIVTNVAGTTRDSIEETINIKGIPLILVDTAGIRKTDDIVESIGVKKTKEIISKADLVLMILDSSSNFTKEDKEIVEYIKNEDKKVIYILNKIDLERKIELDYIKNENIIEISAMKNIGIDDMENVLYNYITENEVNDTGEKQILTNIRHKTALEKTKLAIENIFNTIEIGLPLDLISVDLKEALDALSEITGEITSEDILDHIFSSFCVGK
- a CDS encoding gamma-glutamylcyclotransferase family protein yields the protein MRYYLAYGSNMVIEQMNIRCPESKFIKTEKLYGYELIFKRTREGVYLDLIKSDKKNYVPVVIWEISENDEKNLDEYEDVPLSYLKKEIDCSIGKALVYIMANKWTKEEIPEDKYFLPILKTYEENKFDENILIKNLGGI
- the pcp gene encoding pyroglutamyl-peptidase I, whose protein sequence is MKILVTGFDPFGQDKINPALETIKLLPKKIREHDIVTLEIPTAGFKSLEKIEKAIIEHNPDIVLSIGQATGRYDITVEKVGINLDDYRIPDNLGQQFIDSKIFVDGPDAYIVELPVKKMIENIKSKGIPASMSMSAGTFVCNHVLYGVSHILKTKFKDKKNGFIHIPCLPEQAINTRNIPSMSQETILKAIIASIEVIADEEISVNGGKIC